In one Bartonella grahamii subsp. shimonis genomic region, the following are encoded:
- the bafA gene encoding BafA family autotransporter — MRYKYKLSFSVLMISSCLVHVASAVESGNGELARVDKVENGKEIPKGSALITKGFLSNNIKIGDGSVEIVENGATSVGSTIEKGGMQIVTRGGNAIDAKILGGKQFVHEEKGINLISVERKSSAYNTTVSGGKGAVGQQNVYDGAWVWNTKVGNNGEQNLYLGERKEGGKSMATELSGNGRQHVLAHGESYDTTLKGQAVQVVYPQGFVDTLTITDSAKSWFHVGIQEVVGEVRVNKNGELYLFAGDRTNHTTKKKIPIEGRAEETIFEVGERNIGEKPQIDIEDLGGKDGTVIFTSIPYDPRHISLHVERLSGSLHFRFNISPTGDMSDYLSIDYSAGNHKISVTDSGREITGLFSQKNSLGTEIPLVTDRSQDGGADFTLEDLLGKDITAVDGGTYQYVLRKRGRCASSSGYSAIWYLSRASEGTERSSTEVQCVNKKTKVPLALSDQSAPSGGKNTSPRKTTKKEQPKQRPPRHLREAQSVSSVSVSPTVSNLRSQVIEGEYPADPHPLSDEEQQTAISESSQSLADQMILRPVHKEQPSPQLSETLSVSHFLTTPSTDAVLSMSVAPAMVFHNEMQTVRAGRGVLDKSKKNAALWTYAIKSKESIATEHIDFKLDQTGIVLGINGLSEWENGEFYIGGFGIYDHARIVHARGGTSGINTYGIGAYVTYLDHSGWYLDGLLKYNDYQNTLKAVSTNGLAVEGSYRQWAVGTSFEAGYRLKTSKSSWLQPYGQFTWLQVEGKEIKLSNDMIGDIRPFTSLRSEVGLSLGYEFVSRMDSSSFAYITAAWLREYKDDNHTLINQGHSFTTDLSGNAGKLGIGLSSLVSEKLKLYGEAHYVKGRKTKQSLQGILGVRYSF, encoded by the coding sequence ATGCGATATAAATACAAGTTAAGTTTTTCAGTATTGATGATCAGTAGTTGTCTTGTACACGTTGCAAGTGCAGTTGAGAGTGGGAATGGAGAGCTAGCAAGAGTAGATAAAGTGGAAAATGGAAAAGAAATACCAAAAGGTTCAGCACTGATTACAAAGGGTTTTCTCAGTAATAATATTAAAATTGGAGATGGCAGCGTTGAGATTGTTGAAAATGGAGCAACTTCTGTAGGTTCCACTATTGAAAAAGGAGGGATGCAAATAGTTACACGTGGAGGAAATGCAATAGATGCTAAAATCCTTGGAGGTAAGCAGTTTGTTCATGAAGAGAAAGGTATTAATCTTATAAGCGTGGAGAGAAAAAGTAGTGCATATAATACCACAGTTTCTGGTGGTAAAGGGGCAGTAGGACAGCAGAATGTGTATGATGGAGCGTGGGTTTGGAATACGAAAGTAGGAAATAACGGAGAACAAAATCTTTACTTGGGAGAAAGAAAAGAGGGAGGAAAATCAATGGCTACAGAGCTCTCTGGGAATGGTAGACAGCATGTTTTAGCGCATGGAGAATCTTATGATACTACTTTGAAGGGGCAGGCTGTTCAAGTAGTATATCCTCAAGGGTTTGTGGATACTTTAACAATTACGGATTCTGCCAAATCGTGGTTCCATGTTGGGATACAAGAAGTCGTTGGAGAAGTAAGGGTCAATAAGAACGGAGAACTTTATTTGTTCGCTGGTGATAGGACAAATCATACGACTAAGAAAAAGATTCCTATAGAAGGAAGAGCTGAGGAAACAATATTTGAGGTTGGTGAGCGGAATATAGGAGAAAAGCCTCAGATTGACATTGAAGATTTAGGGGGGAAGGATGGGACTGTTATTTTTACTTCTATTCCGTATGATCCACGTCATATTTCACTTCATGTTGAAAGACTTTCAGGAAGTTTGCATTTTCGATTCAATATTAGTCCCACGGGGGATATGAGTGATTACTTGTCAATTGATTACAGCGCAGGTAATCATAAAATAAGCGTTACAGATTCTGGTCGTGAAATTACAGGTCTTTTTTCACAAAAAAATAGTTTGGGTACTGAGATTCCTTTAGTTACCGATAGAAGCCAAGATGGTGGAGCTGATTTTACTCTGGAAGATCTTTTGGGCAAGGACATTACAGCTGTCGATGGTGGCACCTATCAGTATGTTTTGCGGAAGAGAGGAAGATGTGCTAGTTCTAGTGGTTATTCTGCAATTTGGTATTTAAGTAGAGCCTCTGAAGGTACGGAACGTTCGAGCACTGAGGTACAATGTGTAAACAAGAAAACGAAAGTTCCTCTTGCATTGTCTGATCAAAGTGCTCCTTCCGGAGGAAAAAATACCAGTCCTCGTAAAACTACTAAAAAAGAGCAACCTAAGCAACGGCCTCCACGTCATTTAAGAGAAGCACAGAGTGTCTCTAGTGTTTCAGTATCTCCAACTGTTTCAAACCTTAGAAGTCAAGTTATTGAAGGAGAATATCCAGCAGATCCTCATCCTCTTTCTGATGAAGAGCAACAGACTGCTATTTCAGAATCTTCTCAATCTTTAGCCGATCAAATGATTTTACGTCCAGTTCATAAAGAACAACCTTCTCCACAATTAAGTGAGACACTTTCAGTTTCTCATTTTTTAACCACTCCCTCTACAGATGCGGTATTGTCTATGTCTGTGGCTCCAGCGATGGTTTTTCACAATGAAATGCAAACCGTGCGTGCGGGAAGAGGAGTTCTAGATAAAAGTAAAAAGAATGCAGCTTTATGGACCTATGCGATCAAATCTAAAGAGAGTATTGCTACAGAGCATATAGACTTTAAACTCGATCAGACCGGTATAGTCTTAGGGATCAATGGCTTAAGCGAGTGGGAAAATGGAGAGTTTTATATCGGTGGTTTTGGCATTTATGACCACGCACGCATTGTGCATGCACGAGGTGGTACCAGCGGTATCAATACTTATGGCATTGGTGCTTATGTCACTTATTTGGATCATAGTGGATGGTATTTAGACGGTCTTTTAAAATATAATGATTATCAAAATACTCTAAAGGCAGTTTCAACGAATGGTTTAGCAGTTGAAGGAAGTTATAGGCAATGGGCGGTGGGCACCTCCTTTGAAGCCGGTTATCGACTTAAGACGTCAAAGAGCAGTTGGCTCCAGCCTTATGGACAATTTACTTGGTTGCAAGTTGAGGGTAAAGAAATCAAGTTATCGAATGACATGATAGGTGACATACGCCCTTTCACTTCATTACGCAGTGAGGTTGGCTTATCTTTAGGGTATGAATTTGTTTCTCGCATGGATTCTTCATCATTTGCGTATATTACAGCAGCATGGTTGCGTGAGTATAAAGACGACAACCATACGTTGATTAATCAAGGGCATTCATTTACCACCGACTTATCTGGGAATGCAGGTAAGTTAGGAATCGGTTTAAGCAGTTTAGTGAGTGAAAAGTTAAAGTTATATGGTGAGGCCCATTATGTTAAAGGACGTAAAACAAAACAGTCCCTTCAGGGGATTTTAGGTGTACGCTATAGTTTTTAA
- the bafA gene encoding BafA family autotransporter yields MQRKLKLSFCALMTSGFFVKIASADGVATPKEKLLMPVNISENLEETRNLLSEVRGLKEKKGGSKRIENKQTVEGNKSSEDERDRLENLFFEVLTNSIISGGATVYITNRNSEGSEVNSFSYEDAGYSINNTVQEGGKLYIDAASVSRDTTIESGGIEFVQKLSSSEYAIVKKGGKQIVESGANTEGAKIYGGEQVIFGKGILGDGLLRKDKESSAYNTEIYAEDEMPGIQSVYSGGMAVDTKVMKGGVQNLDGKENSNNGFSEDADTADTEDEDFTINEGAFALSTELFKNGMQNIFAGGNASEVTLYDRATQKIYDSGYADDLTINHQAQSWVFAGAILDKDTNVNDFGNLYLYAGNGEAVTEVENLNLNGEDAKLYIIASEDNGKKTQVNIQNLKGNGRVIFTSSGSHKYYSVLNIDDLSGSFHFDFNVNFAKRRSDYLVIKENSSGYHTISITDSGDEVTNSSHKKLKLISDHSGDAHFTLTNTFGEKIRAIDAGTYKYSLKHRNDKGTGKIWYLDANYALDEENTSLFSDLSLQSSAMASLSNDLTEFTIEKGMIVTIADPSFDSNSEKVDSNGETSIGNIVKDGGKLSVYNGGFSLYTTIQRGGTELIRTQGLSQDSTVKRGGKQKIEDGGKAEGVTIYGGEQFVSGKSDIKGEMVRSSAYDTVVSGKNGVRGYQNVYDDGEVFSTKIMEGGVQNLYVEEDLDHYSSFAFDTKIFSGGEQHVLAGGIAIGVLLQGNAFQAIDLGGYVKDLTVKDQAQSWLHSGATLEGSTMIHDSGRIYLYAGAERSRTEVEKIVLNGKDTTVYSISSKMDGESSLIEDLSGNGRVIFTSTVLNPHYSKLEVGHLSGSLHFRLNTNFAEQRGDYLLIKNGEGHHTISVIDSGVEMTDAHLQNQNLVLELDLIHDQSGNAHFTLTDFSGEKTSTIDGGAYLYDLKTKGHNGGKMWYLALLETTSTPVIPSPHAEPSIDKIPEKEETSSKDFSISDVIDYSISEGGGILQSFLLGDDRVIYISDDGSALKQSINATVEESGTLYVEAGGFVKNTTIENGGSEIVGEQGISEFTIIYEGGKQRVEGGGSALQATIYGGNQLIWGDGYVNGGIVGSTAYNTTIYGQGDTLGQQNVYDDGLAVGTQVMSGGIQTLAKWFPDDDNFAEKAGGLAVNTEVFGGGVQRVLAGGEADTVILRTGGAQEIYVGGIVKNLTIEANANSWVSPGAILRGEIKVQDFGGLHLDAGDDSQQTIVENIALNGEEAQLYSVASEFDDKSTHIQQLSGVGKVIFTSSEDDLYYSQLYVDDLSGSLHFGFNVSLAEGKGDYLFIENGRGFHTISVVDSGIEIVDPSSTELDLIVDQSGGAFFTLQSFSSAKIQIVDGGTYTYGLKHKKIENEEGKIWYLTAVYMDSVPRRSRIPRHLSQQQQDSSFSTITAIKEHAIKFPRRREKRRNLSQKSPASVSPTVSNLRSQVIEGEYLADPHPLSDEEQQTAISESSQSLADQIILRPVHKEQPSPQLSETLSVSHFLTTPSTDAVLSMSVAPAMVFHNEMQTVRAGRGVLDKSKKNAALWTYAIKSKESIATEHIDFKLDQTGIVLGINSLSEWENGEFYIGGFGIYDHARIVHARGGTSGINTYGIGAYVTYLDHSGWYLDGLLKYNDYQNTLKAVSTNGLAVEGSYRQWAVGTSFEAGYRLKTSKSSWLQPYGQFTWLQVEGKEIKLSNDMIGDIRPFTSLRSEVGLSLGYEFVSRMDSSSFAYITAAWLREYKDDNHTLINQGHSFTTDLSGNAGKLGIGLSSLVSEKLKLYGEAHYVKGRKTKQSLQGILGVRYSF; encoded by the coding sequence ATGCAACGCAAATTGAAATTAAGTTTTTGTGCATTAATGACCAGTGGTTTTTTTGTCAAGATTGCGAGTGCAGATGGAGTAGCGACACCAAAAGAAAAGTTATTAATGCCAGTAAATATTAGTGAAAATCTAGAAGAGACAAGAAATTTGTTATCAGAAGTGAGGGGATTAAAAGAAAAGAAGGGGGGATCAAAAAGAATAGAGAATAAACAGACAGTAGAAGGAAATAAGTCTTCAGAAGATGAAAGGGATAGATTAGAAAACCTATTCTTTGAAGTACTCACAAATTCAATAATAAGTGGTGGCGCTACTGTCTATATTACTAATCGCAACTCTGAAGGTTCTGAAGTAAATAGCTTTAGCTATGAAGATGCAGGCTATTCCATCAATAATACGGTTCAAGAAGGTGGAAAACTCTATATTGATGCAGCAAGTGTTAGCAGGGATACGACAATTGAGAGTGGTGGTATTGAATTCGTTCAAAAGCTGAGCAGTTCAGAATATGCTATTGTTAAAAAAGGTGGAAAACAAATTGTTGAAAGTGGTGCAAATACTGAAGGGGCTAAAATCTATGGTGGTGAGCAGGTTATTTTTGGTAAGGGGATTCTGGGAGATGGTTTGTTGCGTAAAGATAAAGAAAGTAGTGCTTATAACACCGAAATTTATGCTGAAGATGAAATGCCAGGAATACAAAGTGTTTATAGTGGAGGGATGGCTGTTGACACAAAGGTTATGAAAGGAGGAGTCCAGAATCTTGATGGTAAAGAGAATTCTAATAACGGCTTTTCAGAAGATGCTGATACAGCTGATACAGAAGATGAGGATTTTACAATCAATGAGGGGGCTTTTGCATTGAGTACCGAACTTTTTAAAAATGGTATGCAGAATATCTTTGCAGGAGGGAATGCGAGCGAAGTTACTTTATACGATAGAGCTACTCAGAAGATATATGATTCTGGATATGCGGATGATCTAACAATTAATCATCAAGCACAATCATGGGTTTTTGCTGGTGCAATATTAGATAAGGATACAAATGTTAATGATTTTGGCAACCTCTATCTTTATGCTGGGAATGGTGAAGCTGTTACGGAAGTGGAAAATCTTAATTTAAATGGAGAAGATGCCAAGCTATACATTATTGCTTCTGAAGATAACGGCAAAAAAACTCAGGTTAATATCCAGAATTTAAAAGGAAACGGTAGAGTTATTTTTACGTCTTCTGGGTCTCATAAGTATTACTCTGTGCTTAATATTGATGATCTTTCAGGTTCTTTCCATTTTGATTTTAATGTCAACTTTGCCAAGCGCCGTAGTGATTATCTTGTCATTAAAGAAAATAGCTCTGGGTATCATACAATAAGTATTACTGATTCTGGGGATGAGGTCACAAATTCTTCTCACAAAAAGCTTAAATTAATTTCTGATCACAGTGGAGATGCTCATTTTACTCTGACAAATACTTTTGGTGAAAAAATCAGAGCTATTGATGCCGGAACCTATAAGTACAGTTTGAAACATAGAAACGATAAAGGAACCGGTAAAATTTGGTATTTAGATGCGAATTACGCTCTTGATGAGGAAAATACCTCTTTATTTTCTGATTTGAGCTTGCAATCATCTGCTATGGCTTCATTATCGAATGATCTCACAGAATTCACAATTGAAAAGGGAATGATTGTTACGATTGCTGATCCTAGCTTTGATAGTAACAGTGAGAAAGTTGATAGCAATGGAGAAACTTCAATTGGTAATATAGTTAAAGATGGTGGGAAGCTCTCCGTTTATAACGGTGGTTTTAGCTTGTATACGACAATTCAAAGAGGCGGTACTGAGCTTATTAGAACACAGGGGCTTTCACAGGATAGTACAGTTAAGAGAGGGGGAAAACAAAAGATTGAAGATGGGGGAAAGGCTGAAGGGGTTACAATTTACGGTGGTGAGCAATTTGTTTCAGGAAAGTCTGATATCAAAGGTGAGATGGTAAGGAGTAGCGCCTATGACACCGTCGTTTCTGGTAAAAATGGAGTGCGAGGATACCAGAATGTGTACGATGATGGAGAGGTTTTTAGCACAAAGATCATGGAAGGAGGGGTACAAAATCTTTATGTGGAAGAAGATCTTGACCATTATAGCAGTTTTGCATTTGATACGAAGATCTTTTCTGGTGGAGAACAACACGTTTTAGCGGGAGGAATCGCGATTGGCGTTCTCTTACAAGGGAATGCTTTCCAAGCAATAGATTTAGGAGGCTATGTAAAAGATTTAACGGTTAAGGATCAAGCACAATCGTGGTTACATTCTGGTGCAACATTAGAAGGAAGCACCATGATTCATGATTCTGGACGGATTTATCTTTATGCTGGTGCTGAGCGATCTCGTACTGAAGTAGAAAAAATTGTTTTAAATGGCAAAGATACTACAGTGTACTCTATTTCTTCCAAGATGGATGGCGAAAGCTCTTTGATTGAGGATTTAAGCGGGAATGGACGCGTTATTTTTACTTCTACCGTGTTGAATCCACATTACTCTAAACTTGAGGTCGGTCATCTTTCAGGGAGTTTACATTTTAGACTGAATACCAATTTTGCAGAGCAGCGCGGTGATTATCTCCTTATAAAAAATGGGGAAGGGCATCACACCATAAGCGTGATCGATTCTGGTGTTGAAATGACCGATGCTCATCTACAAAATCAGAACTTAGTTTTGGAGCTTGATCTAATTCATGATCAAAGCGGAAATGCGCATTTTACTCTGACAGATTTTTCTGGTGAAAAGACTAGTACGATTGACGGTGGAGCCTACCTGTATGATCTAAAGACGAAAGGTCATAACGGCGGAAAAATGTGGTATTTGGCACTGTTGGAAACAACTTCTACTCCTGTAATCCCCTCACCTCATGCGGAGCCGTCTATAGATAAGATTCCTGAAAAAGAAGAGACATCTTCAAAAGATTTTAGTATCTCTGATGTAATTGATTACAGTATTAGTGAGGGAGGAGGCATTTTACAAAGCTTTTTGCTTGGTGATGATCGCGTAATTTATATCTCTGATGATGGAAGTGCTCTTAAGCAATCCATTAACGCTACAGTTGAGGAATCTGGAACACTTTATGTTGAAGCAGGTGGTTTTGTTAAGAATACAACAATTGAAAATGGTGGTTCAGAGATTGTAGGGGAACAGGGGATTTCAGAATTTACGATTATTTACGAAGGTGGAAAACAAAGAGTGGAGGGAGGAGGATCCGCATTGCAGGCTACAATCTACGGTGGTAATCAGCTTATTTGGGGAGATGGTTATGTAAATGGTGGGATTGTTGGGAGCACTGCTTATAATACGACAATTTATGGTCAAGGTGACACACTGGGACAGCAGAATGTGTATGATGATGGGCTGGCTGTGGGAACACAAGTGATGAGTGGAGGAATACAAACTCTTGCTAAATGGTTTCCTGATGATGATAACTTTGCAGAAAAAGCCGGCGGCTTAGCCGTGAATACTGAGGTTTTCGGGGGTGGAGTACAGCGGGTATTAGCAGGGGGAGAGGCGGATACAGTAATTTTACGCACTGGTGGTGCTCAAGAAATCTATGTGGGTGGAATTGTAAAGAATCTAACGATTGAAGCTAATGCCAATTCATGGGTTTCTCCTGGTGCGATATTAAGAGGAGAAATAAAGGTTCAGGATTTTGGTGGTCTCCATCTTGATGCTGGAGATGATAGTCAACAAACTATAGTAGAAAACATTGCTTTAAATGGAGAAGAAGCTCAATTATACTCCGTTGCTAGTGAGTTTGACGACAAAAGTACACACATTCAGCAGTTAAGCGGTGTAGGAAAAGTCATTTTTACCTCTTCTGAAGATGATTTGTATTACTCTCAGCTTTATGTTGATGATCTTTCGGGCAGTCTCCATTTTGGCTTTAATGTCAGTCTTGCAGAAGGAAAAGGTGATTACCTCTTTATTGAGAATGGGAGGGGTTTTCACACAATAAGTGTCGTAGATTCTGGTATTGAAATTGTTGATCCTTCTTCAACAGAACTTGATTTAATTGTTGATCAAAGTGGAGGAGCATTTTTTACTCTACAAAGTTTTTCTAGTGCAAAAATTCAAATTGTTGATGGTGGAACTTATACCTATGGCTTAAAACACAAAAAGATTGAGAATGAAGAGGGAAAAATTTGGTATTTGACTGCAGTTTACATGGATAGTGTGCCACGTAGAAGCAGAATTCCACGGCATTTAAGTCAACAGCAACAGGATTCTTCCTTTTCAACTATTACAGCTATAAAAGAACATGCTATTAAATTTCCACGTCGAAGAGAAAAACGCCGAAATTTGAGTCAAAAGTCTCCAGCTTCAGTATCTCCAACTGTTTCAAACCTTAGAAGTCAAGTTATTGAAGGAGAATATCTAGCAGATCCTCATCCTCTTTCTGATGAAGAGCAACAGACTGCTATTTCAGAATCTTCTCAATCTTTAGCCGATCAAATTATTTTACGTCCAGTTCATAAAGAACAACCTTCTCCACAATTAAGTGAGACACTTTCAGTTTCTCATTTTTTAACCACTCCCTCTACAGATGCGGTATTGTCTATGTCTGTGGCTCCAGCGATGGTTTTTCATAATGAAATGCAAACCGTGCGTGCGGGAAGAGGAGTTCTAGATAAAAGTAAAAAGAATGCAGCTTTATGGACCTATGCGATCAAATCTAAAGAGAGTATTGCTACAGAGCATATAGATTTTAAGTTGGATCAGACAGGTATTGTTTTAGGGATCAATAGTTTAAGCGAGTGGGAAAATGGAGAGTTTTATATCGGTGGTTTTGGCATTTATGACCACGCACGCATTGTGCATGCACGAGGTGGTACCAGCGGTATCAATACTTATGGCATTGGTGCTTATGTCACTTATTTGGATCATAGTGGATGGTATTTAGACGGTCTTTTAAAATATAATGATTATCAAAATACTCTAAAGGCAGTTTCAACGAATGGTTTAGCAGTTGAAGGAAGTTATAGGCAATGGGCGGTGGGCACCTCCTTTGAAGCCGGTTATCGACTTAAGACGTCAAAGAGCAGTTGGCTCCAGCCTTATGGACAATTTACTTGGTTGCAAGTTGAGGGTAAAGAAATCAAGTTATCGAATGACATGATAGGTGACATACGCCCTTTCACTTCATTACGCAGTGAGGTTGGCTTATCTTTAGGGTATGAATTTGTTTCTCGCATGGATTCTTCATCATTTGCGTATATTACAGCAGCATGGTTGCGTGAGTATAAAGACGACAACCATACGTTGATTAATCAAGGGCATTCATTTACCACCGACTTATCTGGGAATGCAGGTAAGTTAGGAATCGGTTTAAGCAGTTTAGTGAGTGAAAAGTTAAAGTTATATGGTGAGGCCCATTATGTTAAAGGACGTAAAACAAAACAGTCCCTTCAGGGTATTTTAGGTGTACGCTATAGTTTTTAA
- the bafA gene encoding BafA family autotransporter, which translates to MALQYKWKRHCWIFMLSSCFVQAAAANEGRASLFCQSSSYENGKIFQDQYNEDMKTGRCILGVSNDVIMRTRNELGFLKNLSNFTTDNGARVFANQQELDSSRRDNVEYNVQEQNTALFKKPELIFIKDGALLENYVLDNEGKAYISNDGESDSPGRSINNTVKNGAELYVYAGGLSENSKIEHGGTENVQALKGKQGFSKNAVVKEGGQQSVGNGGKVEGTKIYGGKQLVFGEGDVGGEVKGSSASHTVIYGQDETLGQQKVYDGGKVWDTKVMRGGVQEVGKKSQSAKNGGFAFDTEVFSGGKQRILKGGKAIGVTLNESAIQEIYADGSVKNLTMNDEAKSWVHAGATLEGKTQVNHSGKLHLYAGNEQHRTTVEDIILNGKDTKLYSLTDEFDGKGSLIQKLSGEGSVIFAFTGSDPYYSQLHVNNLSGNLHFAFNTTIAHNRGDYLLVEKGAGNHTISVADSGVEITDPFSNKRDLITDQSGGAHFTLTDLKGDKINAIDGGTYMYDLKERKDENGKVWFLSADRLSGPETSIPDPENPFVPGGTSTTPSTDAVLTSSVVPGVIFNNELQSVRNGRKIWNRNRKDIELWTYAIKSRERIATGHTHFKLGQTGLVVGADQLSELRHGELYVGGFGSYDQARVSHARGGNSDLSSYSIGTYATYFDHRGWYMDGVLKYNYYRDNLKAISTNDLAIQSHYNQWAIGGSFEIGCYFVPAQNTWMQPYIKLTGLQVEGKKIKLSNGMIGDLSPLISFRSEVGLTAGHEFFVNSETSLTAYIMAAWLRENINNNHATINNQHKFITDLSGSAGKLGIGLNGSVNDKLTLYAEAHYLKGRKIKNALQGILGLRYSF; encoded by the coding sequence ATGGCTCTACAATATAAATGGAAACGACATTGTTGGATATTCATGTTGAGCAGTTGTTTTGTACAAGCTGCTGCTGCAAATGAGGGGAGAGCATCACTTTTTTGTCAATCTTCAAGTTATGAAAATGGCAAAATATTTCAGGATCAATACAATGAAGATATGAAAACAGGAAGATGCATACTTGGAGTATCTAATGATGTTATTATGAGGACGCGCAATGAATTAGGCTTTTTAAAAAATCTTAGCAATTTTACTACAGATAATGGCGCTAGAGTGTTTGCGAATCAACAGGAGCTTGACAGCAGTCGTCGTGACAATGTTGAATATAATGTACAAGAACAAAATACTGCGCTTTTTAAAAAACCTGAACTTATTTTCATTAAAGATGGGGCACTGCTCGAAAATTATGTCCTTGATAATGAAGGTAAGGCATACATTTCAAATGATGGCGAGAGTGATAGCCCAGGACGATCCATTAATAACACGGTAAAAAATGGTGCAGAGCTTTATGTGTATGCAGGAGGTCTCAGTGAGAATAGTAAAATTGAACATGGTGGAACTGAAAATGTTCAGGCTTTAAAGGGAAAACAAGGCTTTTCGAAAAATGCTGTTGTTAAAGAAGGCGGACAACAAAGTGTTGGAAATGGAGGAAAAGTAGAGGGAACTAAAATTTATGGTGGTAAGCAACTTGTTTTCGGGGAGGGGGATGTTGGAGGAGAAGTTAAAGGGAGTAGTGCTTCTCATACAGTCATTTATGGTCAAGATGAAACACTAGGCCAACAAAAAGTATATGATGGTGGAAAAGTTTGGGATACGAAAGTTATGCGAGGGGGCGTACAAGAGGTTGGAAAAAAATCTCAAAGTGCTAAAAATGGTGGTTTTGCATTTGATACAGAAGTTTTTAGCGGTGGTAAACAGCGTATCTTAAAAGGCGGTAAGGCTATTGGAGTTACTTTAAATGAGAGCGCTATTCAGGAAATATACGCTGATGGTTCTGTAAAAAATTTAACAATGAATGATGAAGCAAAATCATGGGTACATGCTGGAGCGACATTAGAAGGCAAAACACAGGTAAATCATTCTGGGAAGCTTCATCTTTATGCTGGGAATGAGCAACATCGCACCACAGTAGAAGATATTATTTTAAATGGAAAAGATACAAAACTGTACTCACTCACGGATGAGTTTGATGGAAAAGGTTCTTTGATACAAAAATTAAGTGGTGAAGGGAGTGTTATTTTTGCGTTTACAGGTTCTGATCCGTATTATTCTCAGCTTCACGTAAATAATCTTTCAGGAAATTTACATTTCGCGTTTAATACCACGATTGCCCATAACCGTGGTGATTATCTCTTGGTTGAGAAAGGTGCTGGGAATCATACAATAAGTGTTGCTGATTCTGGAGTTGAAATCACGGATCCTTTTTCAAATAAGCGTGATTTAATTACAGATCAAAGTGGTGGAGCGCATTTTACGCTGACAGATCTTAAGGGTGATAAAATTAATGCCATTGATGGTGGAACTTATATGTATGATTTGAAAGAAAGAAAGGATGAAAATGGAAAAGTTTGGTTTTTATCTGCAGACCGCCTCAGTGGACCAGAAACCTCTATTCCAGATCCGGAAAATCCTTTTGTTCCTGGGGGAACATCAACGACACCCTCTACAGATGCAGTGTTAACGTCGTCCGTAGTTCCTGGAGTTATTTTTAACAATGAGTTGCAAAGTGTACGGAATGGTAGAAAAATTTGGAACAGAAATAGGAAAGATATCGAACTATGGACTTATGCGATTAAAAGCAGAGAACGTATTGCGACAGGCCATACACACTTTAAGCTTGGGCAGACAGGTTTAGTCGTTGGTGCTGATCAATTGAGTGAATTAAGGCATGGAGAGTTGTATGTTGGTGGTTTTGGTAGTTATGATCAAGCACGTGTTTCTCATGCACGAGGTGGTAACAGCGATCTGAGCTCTTATAGCATTGGAACTTATGCAACTTATTTTGATCATCGCGGATGGTATATGGATGGTGTTTTGAAATATAATTATTACCGAGATAATTTGAAAGCCATTTCAACGAATGATTTAGCTATTCAAAGTCATTACAATCAGTGGGCAATAGGTGGATCATTTGAGATTGGTTGTTATTTTGTACCGGCACAGAATACTTGGATGCAGCCTTATATCAAGCTAACAGGTTTGCAGGTTGAAGGTAAAAAAATAAAACTTTCCAATGGAATGATAGGTGATCTAAGCCCATTGATTTCATTCCGCAGTGAAGTTGGATTGACTGCAGGACATGAATTCTTTGTGAATTCAGAAACTTCATTAACAGCTTACATTATGGCTGCTTGGTTGCGTGAGAATATAAATAATAATCATGCGACAATTAATAACCAGCATAAATTTATCACAGACTTATCGGGTAGTGCGGGTAAATTGGGAATTGGTTTAAACGGCTCGGTCAATGATAAACTAACACTTTATGCGGAAGCACATTATCTAAAAGGACGTAAGATTAAAAATGCTCTTCAAGGTATTTTAGGATTACGCTATAGTTTCTAA
- the ndk gene encoding nucleoside-diphosphate kinase, translating to MALERTFSMIKPDATHRNLTGAITKMLEDAGLRVIASKRVWMSKREAENFYDVHKERPFFSELVEFMSSGPTVVQVLEGENAIAKNREVMGATNPSDAEEGTIRKIHALSIGENSVHGSDSAETAKTEIAFWFSEVEIVG from the coding sequence ATGGCTTTAGAGCGTACTTTTTCGATGATTAAACCAGATGCAACCCATCGTAATTTGACTGGTGCAATTACTAAAATGCTTGAAGATGCAGGCTTGCGTGTTATTGCGTCTAAACGTGTCTGGATGAGCAAACGTGAGGCTGAAAATTTTTATGATGTTCATAAAGAACGCCCTTTTTTTAGTGAATTGGTTGAATTCATGTCTTCTGGTCCAACCGTTGTACAAGTTTTGGAAGGCGAAAATGCAATAGCTAAAAACCGTGAAGTAATGGGGGCTACGAATCCTAGTGATGCAGAAGAAGGGACAATTCGTAAGATTCATGCTTTATCGATTGGTGAAAATTCTGTCCATGGATCCGACAGCGCTGAAACAGCAAAAACAGAAATCGCCTTTTGGTTTTCTGAGGTAGAAATTGTTGGTTAA